DNA from Diachasmimorpha longicaudata isolate KC_UGA_2023 chromosome 17, iyDiaLong2, whole genome shotgun sequence:
GCCAGCCTAGTGCACATAAGACGTCATCGTGCAAAAATCCCAGTCACTCGGTAACTGATTGTCAGCATTAACATTCTAACAACTGCACCAAAATTGTCACGACACAGCTAGTAacatgaaatgagatgatcgaGGGGACATTTGTTATGTCCCTCCGGTACAAAAGGGCTCAATGGCCCTTTGGCTGATGTCTATCGTCTGATATCCTACTTGGAATAACCTCTGTTGATGGCTATAGTCATGTTAATACAGGAGGAAGCAATTGTGCGGTTACGCTGGAGGCTGAACTGCAAACCCTGGCCCTAATCCCAAACGCACGAGCCTCCGAGGCGAATTCAACCCCTCTTTCAGCTGAAGGGGATGAAGGGACAAGCCCATCTACTACTTGCGGAAGAATACATCGACATGATCGATGATGAGTGAGAGAGCTGTATCTACCCAAGTTAATCCTCGTCCTGTATTTATTCGTCCGGAAGTCACTCCAATTCAGACAAAGTGCTGGATATTTTTGCACAAGCTGGAGTACACTATCTCGAGAATCACCGTGATTCGTTTGGAAGATCGATTCATCATAAGTGTCGTcgggctttttttttccagcggaACGAATCGTTGACTGTTACTACTTAACGGTGGCTTTTGTTATTGGAACAATTGTGTGGATTGAGGGAATATTCAATGAGGATTGCACAGGGATTTCCATTGTCAGTGGTGATGTAAAAGCCGTCATTAGCCGACGAGTGGTCTGTCAACGCGAGTATTGATATTGAAATTTCTcgatatcaattatttttgatgaCGATTTTCTTCGTGTTGCCATCAGCGAGGGGATCTTTCCGTGGCTCGACGGGCGGATTCGGGTGTGTTTTTGGCGGACAATTTTTATACCCGAAACGGCATAAGCTGACGACACGAGTACATTCGACCACGACCTACATCACCTCCTGGGGTGATACGTCACTCCTGACAAGCTCACACATTTCTAGTAACCCTCGTCGTTTACCAGCACGAATCTCCGTGCTGGGGGTGGCACACACACGCCTCATGCCTCGTTCATCATGTTCGAGTAATACAGAGACACCATTTCACCTCATTGCCAATGGATGACTTGGGTAGGAGGGTTGTAAGGGCGCGAATCAAAGCGTTACGCTCTGTCGTTGATGGAGTTGCCATGAATTTCATGGACATCATGCTTTCTCCTCAACTTCCATTTCAACTTATGGTGCATTAATGATAGATTTATCATGGGAATTACACAACTCACCGTTCCACTCTCGTGCAAGATGCGTCAGTTCGCAGTCGGTGAGGGTTTCGTCCGAAGCGTTACCCGATGTCGGTGTGTCACTAAGACCAGCACCACTATTTGCTACGTGATACAGAGGATGTTGCTGCTGTGGCTGTTGCTGAAAGCTACCAGTACGCTGCTTGTGCTGACTCGTATTGTAGTGATTGTGCTGTTGCGACTGACTGGTCTGGTGATTATTTTGGGAATAGCCGACGCGGCCACCCCGCGTACCCACTGAATTATCCTCCCCCTCGCTGCCGCTCAGGCTGTAGGCTGGGTAAAGCCGTCCCTTCCCTGCAAAACAATGAGAGCAATCAGTGAGAATGGATCGATACATAAAACCCACCGTACACCAACTCTTTGTTACTATAATTGACTAGTGTTGTTCGTATTTGCTAAATGCTatttcatgatgaaaaaatttcaccgcTAAGCTGATTGATGATCAATGCCGTTGGctatgatgatgatgatgacatGGCAACGTTCCCTAACTTGTTTGGACTTCACATAGGTAATTGATGAGTTGATTTGGAACCGattgattttaatatttcCCGCCCATTTCAATTGTCTTCAATAATGTTTGGAGTCATTCGCAATATTACCGGACTACGTAATACTTAGTTGTATAACACTTTCGCAACATCAAGAGATGGTGGGCTGAATTCGTGTTATGATCTCGATAATCAACGTTTGAGTGTTCAATCTCTGGGCAAAAGTTGGTCAAAGGATTCCGTGGCATCGAACCTTCAAAGTTTACTCATTATGGACGCCCGTTGTAACAAGTATGATGTTGGAGGTGAGGAGAGGAGACGGTAGTTcaacggggaaaaaaaagaattcgtTGGACGGTAGCAGAACAGTGGTTCTTCGCCGCAAGATCGATAGGTGCTTTAATTATTCGCTTTAGAGGGCTAGGAAGTAACGAAGTTTCTAGAGCATTATGTAACACCCGATAATCCCGTAACATTAATAGCATCCTATACTCACGTACATCCACCCCGATGGTGTgaaattataacaaaaaaaaaacggcacAAGATAGTTTGGATAGAGTCTACCCTTATTATTCATCCGCTCTCTTTTTCCAATTATTGTCCGGGGGTGTTTTTGTTGGCAGAATGTTCAGCTGTCTCTATCGCTTACAAATTCTTGTTTTATCGAATCTTTTTTCGTGTCAGGTTCAATGGCAAGGAATCGGTGTGCATCGGGagatggagtgaaaaaaaaaatccgagcaACTTGTCATCCGGTGGACAAAGATACTTCAAGGTGGTAAATCAGGTGGAACCGGTTCTTAAGTCTGAAAAGGTTAGGCATTAAAGTTCCGAAAGAGGAAAAGTGAAGGAAGGGGGATAAAGACAGAGCGCTGAAGAAATTGATGATCTTCAGGCCTCGTCACGGTCTTGCGGAAACTTTGATCGATGCCGGCACTTTGAAGTCAGCAAGGTCATGGCGTAAATGGAGGTGAGATTGTTTTTCGATTGGTGTTAATGGATGGATCTAGCGACGTGAGAATTCGTCCAGCGAATTTTCTGAACGTTGGATGAATAAAGATAGCTGAATGCTAAATTTTCGTGATCCCATGGGCCTTGAAATTGTCATTAGATTGTCGTTGAGTGGGTAAATGGACAAACGATCTGGACAAATGGGCGAtagcaataaattttctaattttttagttgaaataaattcaagttAATTTTTGGGATGAACGAGTTTTGGTGTTTTCCAAGTTTACGAGGAAGATTCACTGCATCATGTTAATTTCTCGGGCCACATAGACGATCGATAGCCTGTGATTCTCAGTCTCGATAAACATGCATCAATCGAGCGTGcacgagagagagggagatggCCGTTGTTTCCCTTCGGTTTTGGCAAGAAGGACACAACCGAGGGCCGGAGGTTTCCAAATGGGGCGGGAGTAGGGATAGGGACGTAGTGGGATCCATTATAATTAGGTTTGATCGTGCATATCGTTAATGGACGCGATATATCGACCTGGATGGGTGGGTCGGGCGATTGTAGATGGAGGGAGGGTACGTAGGTGGTACCCAACTCGACTCGTAGTTAACCGAATTATTCTCTGTCCCGTTATCTCTTGTGCTCGCTCACACCATCCACGTTCCTCCTCTGTTTACTCTCATCCACATCCATATAACCCAACCATCCCCCATGTTTAACAACCTCGCGGGGTTTTAACGCTCAGCGGCGCTTTGTGATTTTCTAATTGAGTTACCGCAGTCGGCTTGTTGATGAGacctcgaataaaaaaatataacgggagataaataaataaaaccatgTGAAAATCGTATTAAAATAGTcgttcataaaaaaaacattcgatGTTTATTGTCTCAGTCGTTTGTCCTGTAACTTCAGACTCGTACATCCAACAGTTTCATCAATCCGaggagaaaacatttttttcaaaatagttCTTCTACTTCACCGAGATTCGCGGATCAATGTGCCATGACAACTTCCCATTCGCTCCGCGAAAATGTACCGCTCATCGTGAAATCTCCTTTatcaacaaatgaaaaattagagCGTAGACAAACATCttgttccaaaaaaaattgataattttatttctgttgaTTGTGTCAATCAGTCGTCAATCAAATCGAGTCCCAAATGATCTGGTATTTTCCAGTTGTCGGATAATCAAACATCAGACCCCCATTCACGACAAATTCGAGTACCCAAGTACTCTATTTCCCTCAATGAGACAATGAAGATTGTTCTCACATTGGTGTTTTGTCTCCACACAGACTACAATGTCCATTATCGGGTTACCATGGGGGATTATTGTCGTATGTACCCCGTTGTGTGTTGTCCCCGATCAAGCATCACATGTTGCTTCATGTTTCTTTGTCCCATCCTTTCCGATACAGTCCATACaatccccccctcctccccccatcGTTGCATTCCATCACGACCATAACCCACCGAATTACGACAGTGAAAAACAATAATCATTATCATCTCGTGAGTAGGAAATCGTCACATTATCGTCCcgttaaaaaatatgtttttccGGACACAGGATATGACCAGTGGCATTTGGTTCTTTATCGTCCTCGTAACGCATGATACCAAGTACCCACTTTGTATCACGTTACTGTACGTATGAACAGTGATCCAATTCCAAGTGTATCGTACAGTCACTGTGACAATATGAAATAACGATGTACTCATGTCCGATACAAACTCATCTAATTATCCAGTGTCATATTGAACGTACAGTGGTAACGCACAGTGGTAACTGTGACACTGTCATTGGTACTCGTACCACATCGGTGAAGGGATTCATCCGATGTATTCACAGCAGCTCACCCTCTACCCACTCATCCCTTGGCCCTCAGACTGGAACCAACCCTCCCGGAACATTATCGATTCTCCCACCAGACGAGAAGGCCGACCATCACATTCACCCTTTGCATCAGGACTCCATCGGATGACTGGGATTGAAGGAATGGAAGCTCCTCGACGGAGAAGGTCTTCCAGACGTGCATATGGCGGATgattcaggaatttttttcagtatcGGACATCAATCTCTCGGGTGTACGTCTGCGTTACATTCAGCGATGGATTCCTCGATAAATGGTCCATTGATCGGAAtcaatctcatttcattttttcttccattGAACCGTCAATGGGCGCCATTTGTCGGGGAATCCAATGAGAAAGGGCAGAATGTCTTCGCGGTAGGCAATCACCTACGTGGAAACTACTTGGTGAACGTGCTAACGCGTACAAACGATTAAACTGCCAATGGAAACCTAATGGCTGGGAGATTCGTTAAAAGGTCGAGTCGTTCAACACATCGATCGTTTCATCGAGTTCATTCTTCATGTCGATTATGGGGAGAATCCGTGAGCGTTTGAATGTTCAAGATTTGTAGGACGGAAACTATGAAAAGGGCGGGATCAAGAATTGGGAATAAGACGATGGATATTAAGACTCAGAAGGTTCGATTAATCGAAATGGTCGATCATTGAAGGGCGAGTGATGTGGAAAGTTTTCGATCGTGTGACAGTTTGAAGATAATTCTGGTTAAGGGCTGAGGTTTCGGGAGTGGACGATcccatttaattaaaattttggttttctCCCATCGGAATGTGCGCGAGGCCGAAACACAGAACGGAAAAAATCGTGAATCGGCTTTCCGTTGATGCCGGGCATTATTACCGACTGTGATAATGCCTAACGAGggagtggaataaaaataccaGCGGCGGATAGTCCTGATGCGGGAGAGCAGGTGCACGAATCAATGACGATAGCCTACACCGCAGGCCTCCTATATCCAATTATCTTTGGCG
Protein-coding regions in this window:
- the LOC135170485 gene encoding uncharacterized protein LOC135170485, which translates into the protein MNYSQGKGRLYPAYSLSGSEGEDNSVGTRGGRVGYSQNNHQTSQSQQHNHYNTSQHKQRTGSFQQQPQQQHPLYHVANSGAGLSDTPTSGNASDETLTDCELTHLAREWNVVRIKLNDGMRSYNYENSFRQGNSFTGVYEASKERDRKFQDRNEATIEIS